Genomic window (Cydia amplana chromosome 11, ilCydAmpl1.1, whole genome shotgun sequence):
ATTTGGCACTCAAGGCGCTAAAACTGGCATCTTACTCAAATAATATTCGTGGTCGTACCTCGTCACTAAAATCCCGTCGGTCACTTTCACTTCGTTAGGTGAATAGTCGATGGGGTCACCTTTGGTGGTGGTCATCTTGCCATCGACGGATTTCATGAGAGCGTCGCCGGCGCAGAGGTCCCATTTTTTTATGACGGACGTGTGGAGGTAGACGTCATAGGTGCCTGTGGGGCAAAGTAAAAGCATGTATTCATAGGTAACAAATACTACTTGTTTTCTCGGAAgcattcgtatttgtcatgctacttcagtcaacctcagtaatttttgtaccgagactgactgaactttcgacacgttcgtacgttccTCTAgacgcccatacgtcaaaccttgccaagcaaaatgaaattttattttgtcaacacaaagttcaaattagaatggaacaggagacctttttataggtctctgggcggctagaggataatatagaaagaaagaaaatacatttatttacgtcaaaccaaaCAAGTTAATTATATAGAATACATAGATGAGATGgacgttaaaaaaaaaccggccaagtgcgagtcggactcgcgcacggagggttccgcaccatcaacaaaaaatagagcaaaacaagcaaaaaaacggtcacccatccaagtactgaccccgcccgacgttgcttaacttcggtcaaaaatcacgtttgttgtatgggagccccacttaaatctttattttattctgtttttagtatttgttgttatagcggcaaccgaaatacatcatctgtgaaaatttcaactgtctagctatcacggttcgtgagatacagcctggtgacagacggacggacggacagcggagtcttagtaatagggtcccgtttttaccctttgggtacggaaccctaaaaaacaggaGGATTCTTACCATTGACAACAGTCATGACCTTGTACCCAGCGCCGGCCGCCGGGATGACTGTGGTCTTATCGCCAAAAGCCTTTTTCGCCGTCTCCGTCACTTTGCccgggtgcgagcgagacacCACCACTGTGGGCTGGTTCTTGTTTTCTTCCTTCTGAAATTTCAGGGCATTtccttgtttaaaaatatttagtgaTAATTAATGTCACATCTTCTTGCAAAGTAGGACTTTATGTCAATGTGGTAGGGTTCAATTTTGTGATAAAGGTAAAAGTAAAGGCAAAGCAATTTATCAGTGAAAAACTCACATGAGCCACACTGGGTATATTGTCCGAGGTCCGCTTGGTGTACCATCCCCAGTAGGTGCGTGGCGTAAATGGATAGTGGATTACTCCAATAACTGGCACTCCTTTGATGGCCACGCACATCATGGTGGTTACATACTGGTATAGACCCTCTAGAAAATAAAATTGAGCTTGGTACcatccacactgttaactgtacattggTGCATGGtgcaccttatgccttttgtaataaggtccactgatgtacagttaggagtattgctgtttgtactACTCAGAATTAGAAAATATTGTAGACCATACAAATAGAATAGGAGTTAACATTTgattttaaactaattttatggtttaactCAACATACTTTTGgataaaaccataaaattaattgaataatagtatttttataaaattttattatcaCAAGCTTTGTTGTTTTGATTATTACAGAATGCCAATATTGTAAGATTAACGCATTCACTACCAGCAATCCGCCAGGCTAGTTCTCTGTTCGTAGTTGCTTTTAGCTACATATGGGTTTTAGCATGTTATCGGCTATGCTCATAGCATGTAGCATGTGCTCGCACTCGGCTTTAAAATAAATTCTACAAAAAGAGCATGTAAGACATgtgcatacatcggggtttctggtgcgggaatgatttcgtgtatgtataactttgtttattgtaaaataattaccaaactatgaattaaacgtaggtagtaaggtccaaatgtgcttagaaatgttaaattagtatcgttttttagtttttacctgttatttggctagtgtaaaacattcccgcaccgaaaaccccgatgtatgaacATGTGAAAGGTATCTTATAAGAAAAACTATCTGAGTAAAGCAGGAGAGACCTAACCGTACCAATTTCCACATTTGAACTTTAAAATGTATCACAATTTATTATAAGGCAATTAAATCAAAATGTAAGACTCATTGTACCTGTGTACTCCTGCGTAGCGTCCAACGGATCAATCCACACAGTCACATCCTTAATGTAAACAAGTTCATCAAACATGTAATCTATCACACCGTGCCCCGCCGGCGTACTCTCCAAGTCTATGGCCTCCTGGTCACTGCAGCCAGCCACTCCCGTATGCTCCTCCGAAACTATAGACAACTTAGGAAACGTATTCTTCAAACTGTAATACATCGCGCAGTGCGAAGCTAAGTCTGCATCCGTTACAGGATCGTTTGCGCCTTCCTGCGTCTTCCCTTTACTCTGAACGTTTAATTCCCCATTCTTTTGACTCACAACTCTCTTGCCACCACGCTCTGCCGCAAAAATACCAGCTTTTAACAAATGTTTCAAATTCACTAAATCACTTTTGTCAGTCACAGTGGCACCGCCGGATCGCCAATAAATGattagaaataatataaaacctAATATGAAACAAGCGAATTTATTAATTCTTAATGTACCACTGAAATTCATTGTGAAAGCTTTTAGTTTAAttcatttatatgtaaattttgttatgataCGTCGTGATAAGTGAATTTCGCCACTTCGCCAGCATTTGACAAATTTACtgtttttgacaatttttttttttttaatttattacgagCATTGGCAACTTGGCCATCAGCTCAAACATAAAACGAAACAAATTACAATTCCAGCTTATACACAGTACAATGTGATATGAATTCAAAAGTTACATTACATTAGTCTATGTGTAAAGTAATTACAATGCCCAGCTTATACCTAAAATTTAGCATTACATTAGACATACATTTTATGGTTATTTCAATCATTTATGAAAAAATTACAGACTGCCAACTGTTTTTGAcaacaaaaattgaaaaatgaaaACGTTAAATCTTCAATGTCTATGATGATAAACTGTG
Coding sequences:
- the LOC134652370 gene encoding putative inositol monophosphatase 3 codes for the protein MNFSGTLRINKFACFILGFILFLIIYWRSGGATVTDKSDLVNLKHLLKAGIFAAERGGKRVVSQKNGELNVQSKGKTQEGANDPVTDADLASHCAMYYSLKNTFPKLSIVSEEHTGVAGCSDQEAIDLESTPAGHGVIDYMFDELVYIKDVTVWIDPLDATQEYTEGLYQYVTTMMCVAIKGVPVIGVIHYPFTPRTYWGWYTKRTSDNIPSVAHKEENKNQPTVVVSRSHPGKVTETAKKAFGDKTTVIPAAGAGYKVMTVVNGTYDVYLHTSVIKKWDLCAGDALMKSVDGKMTTTKGDPIDYSPNEVKVTDGILVTRYDHEYYLSKMPVLAP